A DNA window from Theobroma cacao cultivar B97-61/B2 chromosome 5, Criollo_cocoa_genome_V2, whole genome shotgun sequence contains the following coding sequences:
- the LOC18599392 gene encoding scopoletin glucosyltransferase — protein sequence MASNSRQLHFIFFPQLAHGHLIPTVDMARLFAMHGVKVTIVTTPLNALLFASKIQREKQLGFDISTLVIKFPASEVGLPEGCENVSSITSQEMIPKFLKAINLFQQPLERILEELRPDCLVADWMFPWATDIAGKFGIPRLVFHGTSCFALCVVDTLIRHEPFKKISSESEPFDVPGLPDQIKMTRLQLPDYIKDTAETERKKLIDEAIKSELTSYGVIVNSFHELEPAYTQHYSKVMRRKAWQVGPVSLCNRNNEDKAERGNAASIDRHECLRWLDSKKPNSVLYICFGSIFRTSAAQLNEIAKGLEASGQDFIWVVRKVNDEDKEEWLPEGFEERMEGKGLIIRGWAAQVLILDHEAVGGFMTHCGWNSTIESITAGVPMVTWPLCAEQFCNEKLVTEVLKIGVDVGAKEWCRWGDDPSTKFKVMKEDIERAVSRVMVGEEAEEMRSRAKELKNMARKAMEEGESSYSDLNALLDELRLSCP from the coding sequence ATGGCCTCAAATTCACGCCAgcttcatttcattttctttccacAACTTGCCCATGGTCACCTGATCCCAACAGTGGACATGGCTAGACTTTTTGCTATGCATGGAGTAAAGGTAACTATTGTTACTACTCCCCTTAATGCTCTTCTCTTTGCCAGCAAAATTCAAAGAGAAAAGCAATTGGGCTTTGACATTAGTACTTTGGTAATAAAATTTCCTGCATCTGAGGTAGGCCTGCCTGAAGGATGCGAGAACGTGAGTTCCATCACTTCACAAGAAATGATACCAAAGTTTCTCAAGGCCATCAATCTTTTCCAACAACCACTTGAGCGGATCCTTGAAGAGCTCCGCCCTGATTGCCTTGTGGCTGACTGGATGTTTCCATGGGCTACAGATATTGCTGGCAAGTTTGGGATCCCAAGACTGGTTTTTCATGGAACAAGCTGCTTTGCTCTTTGTGTCGTTGATACCTTAATACGCCATGAACCCTTCAAGAAGATTTCATCTGAATCTGAACCCTTTGATGTGCCTGGCCTCCCGGACCAGATAAAGATGACAAGATTGCAGCTGCCAGATTATATTAAAGATACAGCAGAAACTGAGCGGAAAAAGCTGATAGATGAAGCTATCAAATCAGAGTTGACAAGCTATGGAGTCATAGTAAATAGTTTCCACGAGCTAGAACCAGCTTACACACAACACTATTCCAAAGTTATGCGAAGGAAGGCATGGCAGGTTGGTCCTGTTTCACTCTGCAACAGGAACAACGAAGATAAAGCCGAAAGAGGAAATGCAGCCTCCATTGACAGACATGAGTGTTTAAGATGGTTAGACTCGAAGAAACCCAACTCAGTTCTCTACATATGTTTTGGAAGTATATTCAGGACTTCAGCTGCTCAGCTAAATGAGATAGCTAAGGGCCTTGAAGCTTCAGGACAGGATTTCATTTGGGTTGTAAGAAAGGTGAACGATGAAGACAAAGAAGAATGGTTGCCAGAAGGATTTGAAGAGAGGATGGAAGGGAAGGGTTTGATAATTAGGGGATGGGCGGCCCAGGTTTTGATCCTTGATCATGAAGCTGTAGGAGGGTTCATGACCCATTGTGGGTGGAACTCAACAATAGAGAGTATAACTGCTGGGGTGCCAATGGTTACTTGGCCTCTTTGTGCAGAACAGTTCTGCAACGAAAAGCTGGTTACAGAAGTTCTGAAGATTGGAGTAGATGTTGGAGCCAAAGAATGGTGCAGATGGGGAGATGATCCTAGTACAAAATTTAAAGTAATGAAGGAAGATATAGAAAGGGCAGTGAGTCGGGTAATGGTTGGTGAAGAAGCTGAGGAAATGAGAAGCCGAGCTAAGGAATTGAAAAATATGGCGAGGAAGGCTATGGAAGAAGGTGAATCATCTTACTCTGATTTGAATGCTTTGCTAGATGAATTGAGGTTGAGCTGCCCTTGA